Proteins found in one Fulvitalea axinellae genomic segment:
- a CDS encoding HAMP domain-containing sensor histidine kinase, translated as MKLLFAFFLSTISLLQLPLASGSPHAGVHDKAPVAKLEWQQQEIESLKKQEQINQSELQERDNQVGALLLSLATLGALLFFLARQSYRQKRMNLMLDHKNKQLKTQRVMMQRHQKYLDKKNDELLLSNEALEEQIREKNEIIRIVAHDLRSPLNNILGLSELLAMDDNLSVDQRKYLQMIQKVVSDGDDLIQRLLDADALDQKHVTLELKQVNLAAISDSAIESEASHASRKRITVNVDYKEGPFIIDTDPRLIKQAIGNLLSNAIKFTPQGKSVSVRIQRTGEHITWEVEDQGPGISPEDRKKLFMKFSKLSPQPTGGEKSSGLGLSIVKKIIDRLGGEVHCESTEGKGSVFSLQIPLSVSVEANLVPHA; from the coding sequence ATGAAACTATTGTTTGCTTTTTTTTTAAGCACCATCAGTCTGTTGCAGTTGCCTCTGGCTTCTGGCTCGCCACATGCGGGCGTTCACGATAAGGCGCCGGTCGCCAAACTAGAATGGCAACAGCAAGAAATAGAATCGCTAAAGAAGCAGGAACAAATCAACCAATCCGAGTTGCAAGAGCGCGACAACCAGGTCGGCGCCCTGTTGCTCAGTTTGGCCACTTTGGGCGCTTTGCTGTTCTTTTTGGCTCGTCAGAGCTATAGACAAAAGCGTATGAACCTAATGCTTGACCACAAAAACAAGCAACTAAAGACGCAACGCGTCATGATGCAACGCCATCAGAAATATCTGGACAAAAAGAACGACGAACTACTGCTCAGCAATGAAGCCCTGGAAGAACAAATCAGGGAAAAAAACGAAATCATCCGCATTGTCGCTCATGACTTAAGGTCGCCCCTCAACAATATTCTCGGCCTCAGCGAGCTTTTGGCCATGGACGACAACCTTTCCGTCGATCAAAGAAAATACCTCCAGATGATCCAAAAGGTCGTCAGTGACGGCGACGACCTTATCCAAAGGCTCTTGGATGCCGACGCTCTAGACCAAAAACATGTTACTCTGGAACTGAAGCAAGTAAACTTGGCGGCAATAAGCGATTCTGCCATCGAAAGCGAAGCCTCGCATGCCAGCCGTAAACGCATTACTGTAAATGTCGATTACAAAGAAGGTCCATTTATTATCGACACGGATCCCCGCCTGATCAAACAGGCCATCGGCAACCTTCTCTCGAACGCCATCAAATTCACCCCGCAAGGAAAAAGCGTGTCAGTAAGAATCCAGCGCACAGGGGAGCACATCACTTGGGAGGTTGAGGACCAAGGACCGGGAATTTCTCCGGAGGACAGAAAAAAACTCTTCATGAAATTCTCAAAGCTTTCCCCGCAACCCACGGGAGGGGAAAAATCCAGCGGTCTCGGGCTTTCCATCGTCAAAAAAATAATTGACCGCTTGGGTGGCGAAGTCCATTGTGAAAGCACCGAAGGAAAAGGCTCCGTTTTCAGCCTTCAAATCCCGCTCTCAGTATCCGTCGAAGCGAACCTAGTCCCCCACGCCTAA
- the mdh gene encoding malate dehydrogenase yields the protein MAKVTVVGAGNVGATCADVLAYREIANEVVLVDIKEGFAEGKALDIWQKAPINLYDTRTVGSTNDYSKTANSDVVVITSGLPRKPGMTRDDLIATNAGIVKSVTENVIKHSPEAIIIIVSNPLDVMTYQAHITSQFPRTKVMGMAGILDTARYRAFLAEALNVSPKDIQAVLMGGHGDTMVPLPRYTTVGGIPVTELIDEETLEAIVQRTKTGGGELVKLMGTSAWYAPGSAAAQMTEAILKDQRRVFPVCVKLEGEYGIDNCYLGVPVILGKNGIEKIIELDLNEDEMALLKTSEKHVKEVMDVLDKM from the coding sequence ATGGCAAAAGTGACCGTAGTCGGTGCCGGTAACGTAGGAGCTACCTGCGCGGACGTTCTCGCTTACAGAGAAATCGCCAACGAAGTAGTTTTGGTTGATATCAAAGAAGGTTTTGCCGAAGGCAAAGCCCTTGATATCTGGCAAAAAGCACCTATCAACCTGTACGACACCCGTACTGTTGGTTCTACTAACGATTACTCTAAGACCGCGAACTCTGACGTTGTCGTAATCACATCAGGTCTGCCTCGTAAACCCGGCATGACCCGTGACGACCTTATCGCTACCAACGCCGGTATCGTTAAGAGCGTAACTGAAAACGTAATCAAGCATTCTCCTGAAGCCATCATCATCATCGTTTCGAATCCGCTTGACGTGATGACTTACCAGGCGCACATCACATCACAGTTCCCTCGCACTAAAGTAATGGGTATGGCTGGTATCCTCGATACCGCCCGCTACAGAGCTTTCTTGGCCGAGGCTTTGAATGTTTCTCCAAAGGACATCCAGGCTGTATTGATGGGCGGACACGGCGACACTATGGTTCCGTTGCCACGTTACACCACTGTAGGCGGTATCCCTGTAACTGAGCTCATCGACGAGGAAACTCTCGAAGCTATCGTTCAGCGTACCAAAACTGGTGGCGGAGAATTGGTTAAGTTGATGGGTACTTCGGCTTGGTATGCTCCAGGTTCGGCCGCTGCTCAAATGACTGAGGCCATATTGAAAGACCAGCGTCGCGTATTCCCAGTTTGCGTTAAGCTCGAAGGTGAGTACGGTATCGACAACTGCTACCTCGGTGTTCCTGTAATCCTCGGAAAGAACGGTATCGAGAAGATCATCGAACTCGACTTGAACGAGGACGAAATGGCGTTGCTCAAAACTTCTGAGAAGCACGTTAAAGAAGTAATGGACGTATTGGACAAAATGTAA
- a CDS encoding MarR family winged helix-turn-helix transcriptional regulator, with protein MTREESVDYIFKSVWHAIYRMYNQHANKHGFTTTVGFVLLNIHYEKGTPATKIAPKLGLEPRSLTRILKSMEEEGLIHKKKDSEDKRTVNIYLTEEGRRKRELAKVGVMGFNQSVRKLISDDELENLQRVAGKVFEVVRNLDLSEETTLDSLED; from the coding sequence ATGACACGCGAAGAATCCGTTGATTATATCTTCAAATCCGTTTGGCACGCCATCTACCGCATGTACAACCAGCACGCCAACAAACACGGATTTACCACTACGGTAGGTTTCGTATTGCTGAACATCCATTACGAAAAAGGAACGCCCGCCACCAAAATAGCTCCGAAGCTGGGCTTGGAACCCAGAAGCCTGACCCGGATACTAAAATCCATGGAAGAGGAAGGGCTGATTCATAAGAAGAAAGATTCCGAAGACAAACGGACCGTCAACATCTATCTGACGGAAGAGGGAAGAAGAAAACGTGAGCTGGCCAAAGTGGGGGTCATGGGCTTCAACCAGTCCGTCCGGAAACTGATTTCTGACGACGAACTCGAAAATCTGCAACGGGTAGCCGGAAAAGTCTTTGAAGTGGTCCGCAATCTGGATTTGAGCGAAGAAACAACGCTCGATTCCCTGGAGGACTGA
- a CDS encoding 3-hydroxyacyl-CoA dehydrogenase/enoyl-CoA hydratase family protein, which translates to MKRSIRKVAVLGSGVMGSRIACHFANIGAEVLLLDIVPRELSEKEKAKGLTLDNPAVRNRVTDEALKTAIKTNPSPLYDKAFAKRITTGNFDDHMPRLGKYDWIIEAVVENLAIKKSVFENVEKYRTPGTLITSNTSGIPIHMMAEGRSDDFRKHFCGTHFFNPPRYLKLLEIIPTPETDPTVIHFLGQYGDRYLGKTVVHCKDTPAFIANRVGIYSIMKVVQSMNKLGLTIDEVDKLTGPVIGRPKSATFRTSDVVGLDTLAKVADNLYQALPHDEEREIFKLPEVIGTMMERNWLGEKTKQGFYKKTKDEKGQRQILTLDLETLEYRPKQKSAFPTLEMTKSIDQVKDRFKILFSGQDKAGEFYRDSFFGLFRYVTNRIPEITDHIYKIDEALKAGFGWEMGPFETWDSVKPKKIVKAMEEAGYKPANWFYEMQEAGCETFYKVENGVRKFYDIQSKSYKPVPGTEGMILLDNLRQNNVVWSNTGVSLFDIGDGVLNLEFHTKMNTLGGEVIEGINKAIEIAEKSHRGLIIGNEGANFSAGANLGLIFMNAVEQEFDEIDFMVRAFQNCMMRARYSDIPVVVAPHGMTLGGGCEITLHADAVQAAAETYIGLVEVGVGLIPAGGGTKEMALRTADSAIKGDVEYNRLQEAFMNIATAKVATSAHEALNMGILSEHDSITVNKARQIADAKIKVLELAEAGYTRPAPRNDIKVEGRGGMAMFLAGIHGMRLGNYISDHDAKIGKKVAYVMCGGDLSAPAEVSEQYLLDLEREAFLSLTGEKKTLERIQAVLQRGKPIRN; encoded by the coding sequence ATGAAAAGATCAATCCGGAAAGTGGCCGTCCTGGGCTCCGGCGTGATGGGCTCCCGCATAGCCTGCCATTTCGCCAACATCGGAGCGGAGGTGCTGTTGCTGGACATCGTCCCTAGGGAATTGAGCGAAAAGGAAAAAGCCAAAGGCCTGACGCTCGACAACCCCGCCGTCCGCAACCGCGTTACCGACGAGGCGCTAAAAACCGCCATCAAGACCAACCCGTCACCACTCTACGACAAGGCCTTCGCCAAAAGGATTACCACAGGCAATTTTGACGACCATATGCCGCGCCTCGGCAAATACGATTGGATCATCGAAGCCGTGGTGGAGAACTTGGCCATCAAAAAGTCAGTGTTCGAAAACGTGGAAAAGTACCGGACTCCCGGCACTCTTATCACTTCCAACACATCCGGCATCCCTATCCACATGATGGCCGAAGGCCGGAGCGACGATTTCCGCAAACACTTCTGCGGTACGCACTTCTTCAACCCGCCACGCTATCTCAAGCTTCTTGAAATAATCCCGACGCCCGAGACAGACCCTACCGTCATTCACTTCCTCGGCCAATACGGCGATCGCTACCTTGGCAAAACCGTCGTCCATTGCAAAGACACTCCCGCATTTATCGCCAACCGGGTCGGGATTTATTCCATAATGAAAGTCGTGCAGTCGATGAACAAGCTCGGCCTTACCATCGACGAGGTTGACAAACTGACTGGCCCCGTAATCGGACGCCCGAAATCCGCCACCTTCCGGACTTCAGACGTTGTCGGACTCGACACTTTGGCCAAAGTCGCCGACAACCTCTACCAAGCGTTACCGCATGACGAGGAAAGGGAAATATTCAAGCTCCCGGAAGTCATCGGCACTATGATGGAGCGCAACTGGCTTGGCGAAAAGACCAAACAAGGCTTTTATAAAAAGACCAAGGACGAAAAAGGCCAAAGACAAATCCTGACGCTTGATCTTGAGACGCTGGAATACCGGCCAAAACAGAAAAGCGCGTTCCCTACGTTGGAAATGACAAAGTCCATCGACCAAGTCAAGGACCGTTTCAAGATCCTTTTCTCTGGCCAAGACAAAGCCGGCGAGTTCTACCGCGATTCATTCTTCGGATTGTTCCGCTACGTCACCAACCGCATTCCCGAAATCACCGACCATATTTATAAGATAGACGAAGCCCTAAAAGCCGGCTTCGGTTGGGAAATGGGGCCGTTCGAAACTTGGGATTCAGTCAAGCCCAAAAAGATCGTCAAGGCGATGGAAGAGGCCGGTTACAAACCCGCCAACTGGTTCTACGAAATGCAGGAAGCCGGATGCGAGACGTTCTACAAAGTCGAAAACGGAGTCCGGAAATTCTACGATATCCAGAGCAAGTCTTATAAACCGGTTCCGGGCACTGAAGGCATGATTCTGCTGGACAATCTCCGCCAAAACAACGTTGTATGGAGCAACACCGGCGTTTCTCTCTTCGATATCGGCGACGGCGTACTCAACCTTGAGTTCCACACCAAAATGAATACTCTGGGCGGTGAAGTGATCGAGGGCATCAACAAAGCGATCGAGATTGCCGAAAAGAGCCACCGTGGCCTGATCATCGGCAACGAAGGGGCGAATTTCTCCGCCGGCGCCAACCTCGGGCTGATATTCATGAACGCCGTGGAACAGGAATTCGACGAAATCGACTTCATGGTACGTGCTTTCCAAAACTGCATGATGCGCGCCCGCTATTCCGATATTCCCGTAGTCGTGGCTCCGCATGGAATGACGCTTGGCGGCGGTTGCGAAATCACTCTCCACGCCGACGCCGTACAGGCTGCCGCCGAAACTTATATCGGCCTTGTGGAAGTTGGGGTCGGACTGATTCCCGCCGGTGGCGGAACCAAAGAAATGGCTCTCCGCACCGCCGATTCCGCCATCAAAGGCGATGTGGAATACAACCGTTTGCAAGAAGCCTTTATGAATATCGCGACAGCGAAAGTGGCCACATCGGCTCACGAGGCGCTAAATATGGGCATTCTTTCCGAACACGACTCGATCACCGTCAACAAAGCCCGACAGATCGCCGACGCCAAGATCAAAGTGCTCGAACTGGCCGAAGCCGGCTACACCCGCCCGGCCCCGCGCAACGACATCAAAGTCGAAGGCAGGGGAGGCATGGCGATGTTCCTGGCCGGAATCCACGGAATGCGTTTGGGCAACTACATCTCCGACCACGACGCTAAAATCGGCAAAAAAGTGGCTTACGTAATGTGTGGTGGTGACTTGTCGGCCCCTGCGGAAGTTTCTGAACAATACCTGCTCGATCTGGAACGCGAGGCTTTCCTTTCCCTAACGGGAGAAAAGAAAACGCTGGAACGGATACAGGCCGTGCTCCAAAGAGGAAAACCGATCCGAAACTAA
- a CDS encoding acetyl-CoA C-acyltransferase, whose product MNAYIVKAYRSAVGKAKRGAFRFMRSDDLAAEVIKHMVGTVEGLERKEIDDLIVGCAVPEAEQGMQIGRMISLLSLPQDVPGMTINRYCGSGLEAINIAAARIHAGMADCIIAGGTESMSLVPMMGYKTALNYKVADQHPDYYCSMGITAEQVAQQYGVTRDDQDEFALNSHKKALKAIAEGKFKNQIVPVTVEETYLKDGKKATRSQTVNADEGPRADTSLEALAKLRPAFAIGGSVTAGNSSQTSDGAAFALVMSEEMVKRHNLEPIARLVSYAAAGVDPRIMGIGPVAAIPKALKIAGLSLNDIEQTELNEAFAAQSLAVIREAGLDPDTVNVNGGAIALGHPLGCTGAKLSVQLFDEMKLRKQKYGMVTACVGGGQGVAGIYEVF is encoded by the coding sequence ATGAACGCATATATTGTAAAAGCCTACCGGAGCGCCGTAGGCAAAGCGAAGCGGGGAGCCTTCCGTTTCATGCGCTCGGACGATTTGGCCGCCGAGGTCATCAAACATATGGTCGGGACTGTCGAAGGGCTTGAGCGGAAAGAAATCGACGACCTGATCGTCGGTTGCGCCGTTCCCGAGGCCGAACAGGGAATGCAGATCGGAAGAATGATTTCCCTACTATCGCTCCCGCAAGACGTTCCCGGAATGACGATCAACCGATACTGCGGTTCGGGACTTGAGGCCATCAACATCGCGGCCGCCCGCATCCACGCCGGCATGGCCGATTGCATTATCGCCGGCGGAACGGAATCCATGTCGCTAGTGCCGATGATGGGTTACAAAACGGCGCTAAACTACAAAGTGGCGGACCAACACCCCGACTATTATTGCAGTATGGGAATAACGGCCGAACAGGTTGCCCAGCAATACGGAGTCACTCGTGACGACCAAGACGAATTCGCCCTGAATTCCCACAAAAAGGCTCTTAAGGCTATCGCCGAAGGCAAATTCAAGAATCAGATCGTTCCGGTAACCGTCGAGGAGACTTATCTGAAAGACGGAAAAAAAGCCACCCGATCACAAACCGTGAACGCCGACGAAGGCCCGCGCGCCGACACTTCCCTGGAAGCTTTGGCCAAACTCCGGCCAGCCTTCGCGATAGGCGGTTCCGTCACGGCCGGCAACTCTTCCCAAACTTCCGACGGCGCCGCTTTCGCCTTGGTAATGTCAGAAGAAATGGTGAAACGCCACAACCTCGAACCTATCGCCCGCTTGGTCAGCTACGCCGCCGCCGGCGTCGATCCACGGATTATGGGCATCGGTCCTGTCGCTGCCATTCCGAAAGCGCTCAAGATCGCCGGACTCTCACTCAACGATATCGAACAGACCGAACTAAACGAGGCGTTCGCCGCCCAAAGCTTGGCGGTGATCCGTGAAGCCGGGCTTGATCCCGATACGGTAAACGTCAACGGAGGCGCTATCGCTCTTGGCCATCCTCTCGGCTGTACCGGCGCCAAACTTTCCGTCCAGCTTTTCGACGAAATGAAGTTGCGGAAGCAAAAGTACGGCATGGTCACCGCCTGCGTTGGTGGCGGTCAGGGCGTAGCCGGCATTTACGAAGTATTCTAA
- a CDS encoding acyl-CoA dehydrogenase family protein yields MESTTENKKAIKGGEFLVRETKPEEIFIPEEWNEEQRMIAQTCEDFIEHEVYPKIDDLDSQKYPDLMPELLDKAGELGLLGTSVPEAYGGFGMDFNTSMLVGERVGAGFSFAVALSAHTGIGTLPILYYGNDEQKERYLPKLASGELKASYCLTEPDSGSDANAGKSKAVLSPDGKHYILNGQKMWITNAGFADVLIVFAKIDDDKNLSAFIVDRHSEGVTMNDEEHKMGIKGSSTRQVFFNDVKVPVENQLYDREKGFKIALNILNIGRIKLSAATIGGGKAALKNALGYAKERKQFGKSISEFGAIKHKLGEMVARTFMAESATYRAGQNIDDKYEQLIAEGMEAGKAKLKATEEFAIECAILKVLGSEVLDFVVDEGVQIYGGMGYSSDAPMERAYRDSRINRIFEGTNEINRMLTIDMLLKRGMKGHLDLMGPAMAVAKELTSVPSFETPDESEPLAKEFAIVQNLKKAGLMIAGSAVQKLMMTLKDEQEILMALADILIQIYGAESAVLRTQKLISTKGAEACEIEKGICTIVLNNAIDVCRRAGHEAICAFAEGDERRMLLMGLKRFTKIDPANLKQIRRDIADFALDKGDYPFL; encoded by the coding sequence ATGGAATCAACAACCGAAAACAAAAAAGCTATAAAAGGAGGCGAATTTCTGGTAAGAGAAACAAAGCCCGAAGAGATCTTTATTCCCGAAGAATGGAATGAGGAACAGCGCATGATCGCCCAAACCTGCGAGGATTTCATCGAGCACGAAGTCTATCCAAAAATCGATGACCTTGACTCTCAGAAATACCCGGATTTAATGCCCGAACTACTGGACAAAGCCGGTGAGCTCGGACTTCTCGGCACTTCAGTCCCCGAAGCTTACGGCGGATTCGGTATGGATTTCAACACTTCCATGCTCGTAGGCGAGCGGGTGGGGGCCGGGTTCTCCTTCGCCGTGGCGCTGTCGGCTCATACCGGCATCGGCACTCTGCCGATTCTTTATTACGGAAATGACGAGCAGAAAGAACGCTACCTTCCCAAGCTCGCTTCCGGAGAGTTGAAAGCCTCGTATTGCCTAACGGAACCGGATTCAGGCTCGGATGCCAATGCCGGAAAATCCAAAGCCGTACTTTCTCCTGACGGAAAACACTATATCCTCAACGGCCAGAAAATGTGGATCACCAACGCCGGATTTGCCGACGTGCTGATCGTTTTCGCCAAAATCGACGATGACAAAAACCTTTCGGCCTTTATCGTAGACCGCCATAGCGAAGGCGTCACAATGAACGACGAGGAACACAAAATGGGCATCAAAGGGTCTTCCACAAGGCAAGTATTCTTCAACGACGTGAAAGTTCCTGTTGAAAACCAGCTTTACGATCGTGAAAAAGGCTTCAAAATCGCCCTGAATATCCTCAACATCGGCCGGATCAAGCTTTCGGCGGCCACTATCGGCGGCGGAAAAGCGGCTTTGAAAAACGCTTTGGGATACGCCAAAGAGCGTAAGCAGTTCGGAAAATCCATCTCGGAGTTCGGCGCTATCAAACACAAGCTAGGCGAAATGGTGGCCCGTACTTTTATGGCCGAATCGGCGACTTACCGGGCAGGCCAAAATATCGACGATAAGTACGAGCAACTGATCGCCGAAGGAATGGAAGCCGGCAAGGCCAAACTCAAAGCCACCGAAGAATTCGCCATCGAGTGCGCTATTCTTAAGGTTCTCGGTTCCGAGGTTCTGGATTTTGTAGTGGACGAAGGCGTTCAGATCTACGGTGGCATGGGCTACTCCTCCGACGCACCGATGGAACGCGCCTACCGCGATTCGCGCATCAACCGCATCTTTGAGGGCACAAACGAAATCAACCGGATGCTTACCATCGACATGTTGCTTAAGCGCGGCATGAAAGGCCACCTTGACCTGATGGGACCGGCCATGGCCGTAGCGAAAGAACTCACTTCGGTCCCAAGCTTCGAAACTCCTGACGAAAGCGAACCGCTGGCCAAGGAATTCGCCATTGTTCAGAACCTGAAGAAGGCTGGGCTTATGATCGCCGGTTCAGCGGTACAAAAGCTGATGATGACGCTAAAAGACGAACAGGAAATCCTGATGGCCTTGGCCGATATCCTGATTCAGATTTACGGTGCGGAGTCCGCAGTGCTCAGAACCCAAAAACTTATCTCTACCAAAGGCGCCGAAGCTTGCGAAATCGAAAAGGGAATTTGCACAATCGTACTTAACAACGCCATTGACGTATGTCGCAGGGCGGGCCACGAGGCTATCTGCGCCTTTGCCGAAGGCGACGAAAGACGAATGCTGTTGATGGGCTTGAAACGATTCACCAAAATCGACCCCGCCAACCTGAAGCAAATCCGCAGAGACATCGCCGACTTCGCTTTGGACAAAGGAGATTACCCATTCTTGTAA
- a CDS encoding 2-oxoglutarate dehydrogenase E1 component encodes MSDYSYISNAHAEYIDQLYAAYRENPDSVDENWKKFFEGFDFARQYEAGADGADTPAAAPSPTLPVGGDHASKEIMVRNLIHAYRTRGHLRSYTNPVRKRREHKAYLDLESFGLSDADLDQEFEIGKEIGIGRASLRKIVETLKMIYEGPIGYEFMNIREPDVLNWVRRKIEEYALNKRMDIDEKTRILFKLNEAVVFENFLHTKYIGQKRFSLEGGETTIPALDALINRGAELGLKEVIIGMAHRGRLNVLANVIGKTYEQIFNEFEGSCPPDSTMGGGDVKYHLGFTSKITTPEGHPVTLNLSPNPSHLEAVNPVVMGMTRAKIDHLYGKDRRQLVPILIHGDAALAGQGIAYETAQMGGLHGYNVGGTIHFVINNQLGFTTDYEDARTSIYSTDVAKVTDAPVLHVNGDDPEAVVHCMKLAIEYRQKFLKDIYIDMVCYRRHGHNESDEPKFTQPSLYKLIARHSNPREVYTQILIERGDIDAQLAMKMDKEFKKLLQDRLDMVKQHPLPYSVQHLEAEWNALRTATREDFDKSPATGITAQAYEKIAEALAGVPDNFKPLRQIDKLLKERRKMYFESEQLNWATAELLAYGSHLLDGNKVRISGQDVRRGTFSHRHAVLFDSENNEPYTNLNNLDKDQPKFSIYNSLLSEYGVLGYEFGYSIANPKALAIWEAQFGDFANGAQVMIDQFVASAETKWGRMSGLVMLLPHGYEGQGPEHSSARLERYLQLCAERNMIVGNITTPANFFHALRRQLAWPFRKPLVVMSPKSLLRHPECVSPKEEFLSGTFQEVIDDVNADAKKTKRILFCTGKIYYDLAAKQKADGRNDVAIVRIEQLYPLPKKQLDAIFKKYKGAKEIYWVQEEPKNMGAWWYINRNMDDTTFTIVARDTSATPATGFAKIHAKEQEAIVQQAFAK; translated from the coding sequence ATGAGCGATTACTCCTATATATCGAATGCCCATGCGGAGTACATAGACCAACTGTACGCCGCCTACCGGGAAAACCCGGATTCAGTGGACGAAAACTGGAAGAAATTTTTCGAAGGCTTCGACTTTGCGAGGCAATACGAAGCCGGGGCCGACGGGGCCGACACTCCCGCCGCCGCTCCGTCACCGACTTTGCCAGTTGGTGGCGACCACGCTTCCAAAGAGATCATGGTCCGCAACCTGATTCACGCTTACCGTACGCGCGGCCACTTGCGCTCGTATACAAACCCGGTAAGAAAGCGCCGCGAGCACAAGGCCTACCTCGATTTGGAAAGCTTTGGCCTCAGCGACGCCGACTTGGATCAGGAATTCGAGATCGGAAAGGAAATAGGAATCGGAAGAGCGTCGCTTCGCAAGATTGTGGAAACGCTTAAGATGATCTATGAAGGGCCGATCGGTTACGAGTTTATGAACATCCGCGAGCCGGACGTTCTTAATTGGGTTCGTCGCAAGATAGAGGAATACGCCCTTAACAAGCGTATGGACATCGATGAAAAGACTCGGATTCTTTTCAAACTCAACGAAGCTGTTGTTTTCGAGAACTTCCTGCACACCAAATATATCGGCCAAAAGCGTTTCTCGCTGGAAGGTGGCGAAACGACAATCCCAGCACTTGACGCTTTGATCAACCGCGGGGCTGAACTCGGCCTTAAGGAAGTGATCATTGGCATGGCACACCGCGGCAGGCTGAACGTGTTGGCCAATGTCATCGGAAAAACCTACGAACAGATATTCAACGAATTTGAGGGATCTTGCCCGCCGGATTCCACCATGGGTGGCGGCGACGTGAAGTATCACCTCGGATTCACCAGTAAAATAACTACGCCAGAAGGCCATCCGGTTACACTGAACCTTTCGCCGAACCCGTCTCACCTTGAGGCTGTCAATCCTGTGGTAATGGGAATGACAAGGGCGAAAATCGACCACCTTTACGGAAAAGACCGCCGTCAGCTGGTGCCGATCCTGATCCATGGCGACGCCGCTTTGGCCGGTCAGGGAATCGCTTATGAAACCGCTCAGATGGGTGGCCTCCACGGCTACAACGTAGGCGGAACGATCCACTTTGTGATCAACAATCAGCTCGGTTTCACCACAGACTACGAAGACGCCCGTACAAGTATCTACTCTACGGACGTGGCCAAAGTGACCGACGCTCCGGTACTTCACGTTAACGGCGATGATCCGGAAGCCGTGGTTCACTGCATGAAATTGGCGATCGAATACCGTCAGAAATTCCTGAAGGATATTTACATCGATATGGTGTGTTACCGCCGTCACGGGCACAACGAAAGTGACGAACCGAAATTCACCCAGCCTTCTCTATACAAGCTTATTGCCCGCCACTCGAACCCTCGTGAGGTTTACACCCAAATCCTGATCGAGCGCGGCGACATCGACGCCCAACTGGCGATGAAGATGGACAAGGAGTTCAAGAAATTGCTCCAAGACCGTCTGGATATGGTAAAACAGCACCCGCTCCCTTACAGCGTACAGCACCTGGAAGCCGAGTGGAACGCTTTACGTACGGCAACCCGTGAAGATTTCGACAAATCTCCGGCTACGGGAATCACCGCCCAAGCCTATGAGAAAATAGCCGAAGCCCTTGCCGGTGTTCCGGATAATTTCAAACCGCTCCGCCAGATTGACAAACTGCTGAAGGAGCGCCGTAAGATGTATTTCGAAAGCGAGCAGCTCAACTGGGCTACCGCCGAGCTTCTCGCTTACGGATCGCACCTGCTCGACGGAAACAAAGTCCGCATATCGGGGCAGGACGTTCGCCGGGGCACATTCTCGCACCGCCATGCCGTACTTTTCGATTCGGAAAACAACGAGCCGTACACCAACCTGAACAACCTGGACAAAGACCAGCCGAAGTTCTCTATCTACAACTCTTTGCTTTCCGAATACGGCGTACTCGGTTACGAATTCGGTTATTCGATCGCAAACCCGAAAGCTTTGGCCATCTGGGAAGCCCAGTTCGGCGACTTCGCCAACGGTGCGCAAGTAATGATCGATCAGTTCGTGGCCAGCGCCGAAACCAAATGGGGACGGATGAGCGGTTTGGTGATGCTCCTCCCGCACGGCTACGAAGGCCAAGGGCCAGAACACTCAAGCGCCCGCCTCGAACGCTATCTTCAGCTTTGCGCCGAGCGCAATATGATTGTAGGCAACATCACCACCCCGGCCAACTTCTTCCATGCGTTGCGTCGCCAATTGGCGTGGCCGTTCCGCAAGCCTTTGGTCGTAATGTCTCCGAAATCGCTTCTGCGCCACCCGGAATGCGTATCGCCGAAAGAGGAATTCCTTAGCGGAACTTTCCAGGAAGTAATCGACGATGTAAACGCAGACGCCAAGAAGACGAAAAGAATCCTGTTCTGCACAGGCAAGATCTACTACGACTTGGCCGCCAAACAAAAAGCGGACGGTCGCAACGACGTAGCCATTGTCCGCATCGAGCAGCTTTATCCGCTTCCTAAAAAACAGCTCGACGCCATTTTCAAAAAATACAAAGGCGCCAAAGAGATCTATTGGGTACAGGAAGAGCCGAAAAATATGGGCGCCTGGTGGTATATCAACCGCAATATGGACGACACCACATTCACGATCGTAGCGCGCGACACCAGCGCCACTCCGGCCACCGGATTCGCCAAAATCCACGCCAAGGAGCAAGAAGCTATCGTTCAACAGGCTTTCGCCAAATAA